The sequence CGGCGTCCTCCTCCGCGACGTCGGGCAGGATCACCACGATCGCCTTGTCCAAGGAGCCGGGCCCGGACGTCGGTTCCATCGCGAGGAAGGCGGTGCGGTGGGCGGCGATGGCCTCGTCGATGGCACCGCGGGTGCGGCCCTGGGTGCGGACCACGGTGAAGGCGACATGGTTCGCCGCCAGTGCGCGCGGCATGTAGGGGCAGACCGAGCCGCCGCGCCCGAGACCGGGATGCGGCCGGCACAGGAACTCCTCGCACCAGGCGGCGATGCGTTCGATGACGGGCAGGTCGCGGCTGAGGCGGGCCAGTTCGTCGTAGCGGTAGAGGGAGGGTGCTGCTGTCGTGTTCATGAAGCCCCCGTCCGGAAGATCACCAGGTGATGGGCAGACAGGCCAGGGCATGGGTGACCATGCCGGGCTGCCACGGCACTTCGTCCGCAGGGACGGCCAGGGCCAGCCCCGGAAGGTCGTGTACGAGGATGGAGAGGGCCTCGTGCAGCTGGATGCGCGCCAGATGGGCGCCGATGCAGTAGTGCGGTCCCTTGCCGAAGGCGAGGTGGGTGGGTGACGGCCGGTGGATGTCGAACCGGTCCGGGTCCGGGCAGCGTCGCTCGTCGCGGTGCGCCGAGGAGATCAGCGGCATGACGCCCTGCCCTTTGGCCACCCGCCCCGAAGGCAGGTCCACGTCTTCCTGGGCGACGCGCAGGAAGCCCACGTCGGCGGGGAAGTCGTGGCGCAGGATCTCCTCGACGGCCGGCACCACCAACTCGGGGTCGGCCACCAGGTCCTCGTACTGGTCGCGGTGCCGCAGCAGGCTGAACACCCCGCGCCCCAGAGTGGTCATGGTGGTCTCGTGGCCGGCGAGGAGCAGGGACCGCGCGGTGTCGATGAGCTCCGCCTCGGTGAGCCGGTCCTCGCCGTCGCGCGCCGCGATCATGGCGTCCAGCAGGTCCGTACCGGGCTCGCGCCGATGGCGCTCGACCAGGTCCGTCAGGTAGGCGTAGAACTCGGTGAGCCCCTTGGCCCGTGCGGCCGCCCGGTCGGGCCCGATGGTCATGGCCGTCTCGGACCAGTCACGGAACCGGTCGAGGTCGCAGTCGCCGACGCCGAGGATCTCCGCGATCACCCGGATGGGCAGCTGACGGGCCAGGGCGGTCATCAGATCGGCCGGTGGGCCGGCCGCCACCATGTCGTCGACGAACGCCTGCGCGATCGCGCGGATGCGCGGGCGCCATGCCTCGCTGCCACGCACGGAGAACGGGCGGGACAGAATCCGGCGCAGCCTGGTGTGGCGCGGCGGGTCCAGGTTGATCAGGGTGTCGCGATCCTCGGACATGTCCGCGTCGGGCTGGAGCCGGGGAGAACCGGGCCGGTTGAGGTCGCGGCTGAAGCGGGGATCGGTGAGCACGGCCTCGACGTCGGCGAAGCGCACCGCCACGCGGACGACGTCACCGCTGGGCAGCACGGCGTCGCCCAGCGGGTCGTGGGCGCGTCGCCAAGCGCAGCTGCGCGGTACCTCGCCCAGCGGCTCGTCGGGGAAGGGAAATGCCTCGGGTGCCATGGTGTTCAGTCCTCGAAGGTGAGCAGGGGGACGTCCCACAGGTCGGTGTGGACCGGCCGGCGCATCGCCGGCGCGAGGACCTCGATCACGAGCATTTCGGTGAGGTACTGAACGGTGGCCGATATCAGGTGACTTGAGTACGCGAGTGCCGCCTGCTGTTTGAGGCCGACAGTGACGTGCACGTGCGGGACGATCTCGTCCTTGGCGGGGTCGTAGGAGAAGGTGCCGCAGCCCATGGCCTCCACCTTCTCCAAATGGACCGGAAGGCGCACGGGCGCTTCGGGGTCTTCCACCCGCTGGCAGGTCCCCGCGATCTCGGTCTCGGCGAAGGCGGCGAGGAACATGGGGACGTATCCCTGCTGGATCCCGTTGTCCCTGCAGAAGCGGGCCAGGGACGGCAGGAAGTGCTCGCCGTGGTCGAAGTTGACTCCGAAGGTCCGGCCGGGTTTCAACTCGTGGGTACGCATGGGTGGTTCACTCCTGTCGGGCAGGTGTGCAAGGGGGAGCGGAGGACGGCGTCACAAGGTGATGCGCAGGTCCTGGGACTGGAGCCAGGTGTTCAGGTCCAGAACCATCTCCAGGCTGATGCGGGTCAGGGTGGACGTGGTCGCCCGGGGCGGTGAGTCGAGCAGGCTCCGGACGGCCCGCTGGTCGAGGAGCGGCAGCACCGGAGCGGTGCCGTCGGCGACCAGCCCGGCGAGGGAGGCCCGCAGGGCGAGGCCGTAGGCGGGGTCCTGGGTGGCCGGGTAGGGGCTCTTGCGCCGCTCCAGGACCGAGGCCGGCAGTACGTCCTGGACGGCGGCGCGCAGCAGGCTTTTCTCCCGCCCGTCGAACGTCTTCATCGACCAGGGCGTGTTGAAGACGTACTCCACCAGACGGTGGTCGCAGAACGGAACCCGCACTTCGAGCCCGTGCGCCATGCTCAGGCGGTCCTTGCGGTCAAGGAGCATCGTCACGAAGCGGGTCAGGTGCAGATACGAGATCTCCCGCATCCTGCGCTCCGTCGGATCGGTCGCGTCGAGGTGCGGCACCTCGGCCAACGCCTCGCGGTAACGGTCGCGTTCATACGAGACGACGTCGAGTTCCTTGCGCAGCGCCGGGTCGAAGAGATCGTCGGGGCGCTGTCGGCGCATCATGAACACCAGCCAGGGGAAGGTGGGCGCGGCCACCGCCTCGGGCAGGTGGAACCAGGCGTACCCGCCGAACACCTCGTCTGCCGACTCGCCGGACAGGGCCACCGTCGAGTGCTCCCGGACCGCCTGGAACAGCAGGAGCAGGGAGGTGTTCATGTCCCCACTGAACTGCGGGTGTTCCCATGCCCGGACCACATCGGCGCGCAGCGCGGGCTCGGCGAGCCGGGTGGCGTCGAGCACGATGTCGGTGTGGGTGGGACGCAGATGCCGTACGACGTCGTGGACGTACGGTCCGTCGGGTGAGCCGCGCATCCCGTCGTCCTCGAAGTGGTCGGCGAGGCCGGCGAAGTCCACGGCGAAGGAGCGCAGGCCGCCGTGGCGCAGCCCCAGGGCGGTGATGGCGCTGGAGTCGAGGCCGCCCGAGAGCAGGGAGCACAGCGGGACGTCGGCCACGAGCTGCCGCTCGACGATGTCTTCCATCAGTTCCCGCACCGTCGTGATGGTGGTGTCGAGGTCGTCGGTGTGGTCATGGGCCCGCAAGGTCCAGTACCGCCGCTTGCGCAGGCCCTCGCGCCCGAAGCGCAGGAGCTGTCCGGGGCGCACCTCGTGCAGCCCCTTGTAGAGGGAGTGCTCGGGAGTCCGGGCGATGGTGAGGATCTCGCGCAGGCCGTCGGCGTCGACGGCCCGCGGCGCCCGCGGATGCGCGAGGATCGCCTTGGGCTCCGACCCGAACAGAAGCCCCTCGGCGGGTAGTTGGCAGTAGAAGAGAGGTTTGACGCCCAATCGGTCGCGCACCAGCAGGAGCTCTTCCGTTCGGGTGTCCCAGATCGCGAAGGCGTACATGCCGTTCAGCCGCTCGACCACCTCTTCTCCCCACTGGAGGTAGCCGTGCAGGACCACTTCGGTGTCGCTGCGCGTATGAAAGCGGTGCCCCTTGGCTTCCAACTGAGCACGCAGCTCACGGAAGTTGTAGACCTCCCCGCTGTAGGTCAGGACGGCGGCCGTGGCCTCTGCGGCCATGGGCTGCCGGCCTCCGTCAGGGTCGATGACGGCCAGTCTCCGATGGCCCAGCGCCGCGTGGGGGCTCAGCCATGTTCCCGTGTCGTCGGGGCCGCGAGGGGCGAGCGTTTCGGTCATGGCGGACACGACGGCCCGCTCGGTGAGGAGGTTTCGTTCGAAGTCGACCCAGCCTGCGATACCGCACATTCGGCTGTCCATTCATGGTGTCCCGCGTACAGCGTGTCTCACCGTCACGAGGCGAGAGCGCGCTCGTATGCCGCCTGTTTTCGGACTTTCGCGTCCGCAGAGCGCGGAAACTCGACTGGAAGGTCCACCCGAGATCAGGACCTGTATCGGGAACTGGCAGTGCGCGCCAGCATCCGCCCCGTGGATGCACCGGAGACATTATCAAGGGTTTCGAAGTCGGGATTTCTCACGGTGTGGCTCTGGCCAGGATCAAGACGCATTGAGGCGGAGAGGAAACGGACACGCGACGACGGGATACGGGCATCTCGACATCACACTTCGGGCAATCCCCAGTTGCCGCAACGCAGTGACGGGAGCCGGAAGTGCGCAAACGGGCATGGGATCTTGCTTGGGTGGGTTGTGCTCGGCGCAGACTTGGCGTGGAAGGCGCGCTTCTAGCGAATTAGTGAAACATGTATATTTGAATGCCGAATTATTTGCCCAGAGTATTCACAATGTTTCGGCGGCGCCCTGTTGCTTTCTTTGTGGACTTGATGGTTGGGGGGCATGCAATTCTCTGCCGTGGTGGGCTTGGGTTTGTATCGAATCGCGATCTCGAAGCGGGGGGATCTACGCGGTGGCTGCTTCCACGCGCCGATGACCGCAGTGATTTCCTCGGCTCCAGGTCGACCTGCAGGGTCGCCGCCGATGCGGCTGGTTCGTCACGGCCCGGTTGAGGGAGCGGGCCACGGGCCGGACGCCTGGCGGACGTCCAGCAGCGCCCGCTCGCCGAGGTCGGCCAGGGCGCCGAGTCCGTCGGCGCGCAGGAGGGTGTGGTCGCGGCGGGCGGCGGGTCAATTCCCGCCTCGATCTGGCGGTCATTCACTATCTCGCCACCCCCTCGCCCTCGTCGCCGAGGAACACGCGGAGATCCTGGACGCCCCGGAGTAGCTGGATGGCGCACAACTCCACCCGGCCCAGAGCGCGGCGGACCAGGTCCACGTCCCCACGCGCCGAGCCTACGTGTGCGGGCGCACCTCAGCTGGCGGTGCCGGCCAGGCGACGCATGATCGTCATGAGTTCGTCGGGCGGGGAGATCCTCATCGTCCGGCTTTCCCGGTCGAAGACCGTGATCGATGTCAGGGTGCCGACGCGCCACCAGAACACCCGGGGGGACAGGCGTCCGGGGCCATCCTCGTAGGCGCCCTGCCCAAACTGCGCCAAGCCGTTGATGGCTCCGTGCGGTTGCAGGGCGCCTTGACCAAGCTCGCCCACAGCGGAACCACCAACTCCGGGTGGGCGACGCACATGAAGGTGATGGACACCCAGGACGCAGCAGCCTGGATCACGGAGCACATCGGCCCGCGCGGCGGTGTCCGCTACCGCCTGTGCCGTATCTGCACACCCGTGCTGCCCGCCGCCGAGTGACGCAAGGCGGGCGTGCAGCAATCAACTCGTCCCAGTTCTCCGTTGTTGGGGTGTCGTCCCTCGTAGCGGTGCTGTCTCGGGTCAGTGGCGTGCCGCGCTCAACGCCCTGTCCCGCATGCGTCGCTCGTACTCGGCGTGCGGCTTCAGGCCGAAGGCAGCCCGCCGTTCGTTCAGCCGCTGCGGATCTTCGATCAAATATGCCTTGATCCCGGTGCCGGTGCCGTCGTCCTGATACTGCGTCCCGTACAGCTGCGGTCGCCCCTCGGCCACACGCACGCGATCAGTGAGATAGACGTAGTGGATCGCGGGCACCTGCCCGGCGAGCGCCGCGTGCGTGACCAGCTCCATGGCCCGTCGCTGGAAGGCTGCGTCGTGGTCGGCGTGCTGCGCGATGAGCCACGCCGCGTCCGTGCCCTCTTCACCGACGAGGTCGACGCCCGGCCAGCCGTGCTGAACCGACGACCATCTTCAGCCAGGCGGTGTTGTCCCGGTCGGTGGCCTTCACCGACAGCCCGTCCTCGCGCTCTTTGGATCGCGCGGCGCGCTGCCGGGCCTCCTGGTCGGCGCGCTTGCGTGTCAGCAGCTCGGCGGCGATGTCGGGCAACAGCATGGCGGGGTCCTACCTTTCTTGATGTGGGTCTGAGCTGGTCATTCGTAAGATCGGCAGGCCCGGGGGTCCTGGGTATGGCTGGCATGGTGCCGCCGTCGGATGGCTCAAGGAACTTGGCCGCCCAGGGCCCCGCGACGACTCGACCGCTAACGAGTTGGTGCGTGATAGCGGGTGAGGTGTCGTGCCAGGCAGGTGGCATGATCTGGTTGTGGCGATCATGGTTAATCGGGCGGTGCTGGCGGATCGGCTGTTCACTGGGATCTCTCGACGGCATCTCGCCTGCCTGGTTGAGGAGTTGGCGGTGCCGTGGCAGGCCGGACTCGAGGGCCGACGCCATGCTGCACGAGGAGGAGTCCGGAAGCGGGCCGCGGGTGCCGGCGCCCGCCACCAGCTGGTGTTCGTCGACCGGCTGGTGGCCACGCTGATCCATCTGCGGCACGACCTGCCGCATTCGGTGCTGGGGCTGCTGTTCGACGTCGACCGCTCCACCATCACCCGTGCGATCGCAGAGATACGTACGCTCCTGGCCGAGCGGGGGTGCGCGGTCCCCGACCGTCCCGGCCTGCGACTGCGGACGCTGACGGACGTGTTCGCCTACGCCCAGGCCGAAGGCGTCGAGCTGCGGCTGGACGCCACCGAGATCCAGGTCCGCAGGCCGCCGACCAACCGCGGCGGTCGCCGTGCGTTCGTCTCGGGCAAGAAGAAGCAGAACACGATGAAGGCCACCGTGATCGCCGACTGGCGGGGCCGCACGTTATGGACCGATGCCCTGCGGCCTGGACGTATGCACGACGCCACGGCCGCCCGCAACGAAGGCATCGCCGTCTGCTTCCAGCACTTTCCCGATGTCGAGGTCCTCTTGGACGACGGCTACCTGGGCCTGAGCCGCGACCACCGCGGGCAAGCGATCACACCGCCCAGAAAACCCCGGCCCGGAGCATTGC comes from Streptomyces sp. FXJ1.172 and encodes:
- a CDS encoding PPC domain-containing DNA-binding protein; translated protein: MRTHELKPGRTFGVNFDHGEHFLPSLARFCRDNGIQQGYVPMFLAAFAETEIAGTCQRVEDPEAPVRLPVHLEKVEAMGCGTFSYDPAKDEIVPHVHVTVGLKQQAALAYSSHLISATVQYLTEMLVIEVLAPAMRRPVHTDLWDVPLLTFED
- a CDS encoding DUF6624 domain-containing protein, yielding MAQHADHDAAFQRRAMELVTHAALAGQVPAIHYVYLTDRVRVAEGRPQLYGTQYQDDGTGTGIKAYLIEDPQRLNERRAAFGLKPHAEYERRMRDRALSAARH
- a CDS encoding DUF6875 domain-containing protein, coding for MNTTAAPSLYRYDELARLSRDLPVIERIAAWCEEFLCRPHPGLGRGGSVCPYMPRALAANHVAFTVVRTQGRTRGAIDEAIAAHRTAFLAMEPTSGPGSLDKAIVVILPDVAEEDAAELVDETHRRLKASFVASGLMIGKFHPRSAQGGLHNPGFRPLRSPVPLLAIRHMVDSDLPFLNRPDDPVSDRIGFLQAYERRFEGAEGSPWAARGQAALGEITEEER
- a CDS encoding transposase, producing the protein MVNRAVLADRLFTGISRRHLACLVEELAVPWQAGLEGRRHAARGGVRKRAAGAGARHQLVFVDRLVATLIHLRHDLPHSVLGLLFDVDRSTITRAIAEIRTLLAERGCAVPDRPGLRLRTLTDVFAYAQAEGVELRLDATEIQVRRPPTNRGGRRAFVSGKKKQNTMKATVIADWRGRTLWTDALRPGRMHDATAARNEGIAVCFQHFPDVEVLLDDGYLGLSRDHRGQAITPPRKPRPGALPGRVEQWERDRHGHSSDRITVEHALADHKRWKQLMRWTHRRDRLPDTYRAIANLVSDRTNNT
- the asnB gene encoding asparagine synthase (glutamine-hydrolyzing), which gives rise to MCGIAGWVDFERNLLTERAVVSAMTETLAPRGPDDTGTWLSPHAALGHRRLAVIDPDGGRQPMAAEATAAVLTYSGEVYNFRELRAQLEAKGHRFHTRSDTEVVLHGYLQWGEEVVERLNGMYAFAIWDTRTEELLLVRDRLGVKPLFYCQLPAEGLLFGSEPKAILAHPRAPRAVDADGLREILTIARTPEHSLYKGLHEVRPGQLLRFGREGLRKRRYWTLRAHDHTDDLDTTITTVRELMEDIVERQLVADVPLCSLLSGGLDSSAITALGLRHGGLRSFAVDFAGLADHFEDDGMRGSPDGPYVHDVVRHLRPTHTDIVLDATRLAEPALRADVVRAWEHPQFSGDMNTSLLLLFQAVREHSTVALSGESADEVFGGYAWFHLPEAVAAPTFPWLVFMMRRQRPDDLFDPALRKELDVVSYERDRYREALAEVPHLDATDPTERRMREISYLHLTRFVTMLLDRKDRLSMAHGLEVRVPFCDHRLVEYVFNTPWSMKTFDGREKSLLRAAVQDVLPASVLERRKSPYPATQDPAYGLALRASLAGLVADGTAPVLPLLDQRAVRSLLDSPPRATTSTLTRISLEMVLDLNTWLQSQDLRITL
- a CDS encoding cytochrome P450: MAPEAFPFPDEPLGEVPRSCAWRRAHDPLGDAVLPSGDVVRVAVRFADVEAVLTDPRFSRDLNRPGSPRLQPDADMSEDRDTLINLDPPRHTRLRRILSRPFSVRGSEAWRPRIRAIAQAFVDDMVAAGPPADLMTALARQLPIRVIAEILGVGDCDLDRFRDWSETAMTIGPDRAAARAKGLTEFYAYLTDLVERHRREPGTDLLDAMIAARDGEDRLTEAELIDTARSLLLAGHETTMTTLGRGVFSLLRHRDQYEDLVADPELVVPAVEEILRHDFPADVGFLRVAQEDVDLPSGRVAKGQGVMPLISSAHRDERRCPDPDRFDIHRPSPTHLAFGKGPHYCIGAHLARIQLHEALSILVHDLPGLALAVPADEVPWQPGMVTHALACLPITW